In a single window of the Zea mays cultivar B73 chromosome 5, Zm-B73-REFERENCE-NAM-5.0, whole genome shotgun sequence genome:
- the LOC100276307 gene encoding Protein FATTY ACID EXPORT 5: MHDFCFTIPYGFAVLAGGVLGYLRRGSTASLAGGAGAGALLLLAGFVSLKAFQKRRNSYVALALETLCALALTSVMGQRFLETSKIMPAGAVAGLSAVMSAFYLFKIATGGNHIPPPKKE; this comes from the exons ATGCACGACTTCTGCTTCACCATCCCCTACGGGTTCGCCGTGCTGGCCGGCGGCGTGCTGGGCTACCTCCGCCGCGGCAGCACCGCCTCCCTGGCggggggcgccggcgccggcgcgctCCTCCTCCTCGCGGGCTTCGTCAGCCTCAAGGCCTTCCAGAAGCGCCGCAACTCCTacgtcgccctcgcgctcgagacGC TTTGTGCATTAGCCTTAACTTCCGTTATGGGGCAAAGATTCCTCGAGACTTCGAAGATTATGCCAGCTGGTGCCGTTGCTGGTCTCAG TGCCGTGATGTCCGCATTTTATCTGTTCAAAATTGCAACGGGCGGCAACCACATCCCACCACCAAAGAAAGAGTAA
- the LOC103626085 gene encoding pentatricopeptide repeat-containing protein At1g09900: MLTSLLPPPTVPVSKTAKPRPSALSVSAPAPSPAATSDDAPGGGGPRRRLSALIRSLCAAGRTAEAARALSAAGGGAGVVAYNAMVAGYCRAGQLAAARRLAASVPVAPNAYTYFPLVRALCARGRIADALAVLDDMARRGCAPTPPMYHVTLEAACRASGFRGAVGVLRDLHGRGCALDVGNCNLVLQAVCDQGPVDEAVRLLRDLLPSFGCEPDVVSYNAVLRGLCMARRWGHVQDLMEEMVAAGCPPNIVTFSTLIGHLCRNGLFERVHEVHAQMAEHGCAPDVRMYATIIDGVCKEERLEVARGILNRMPSYGLSPNVVCYNTLLKGLCSADRWEEAEGLLAEMFDKDCPLDDVTFNILVDFLCQNGLVDRVIEVLEQMLEHGCMPDVITYTTVINGFCKEGLIDEAVMLLRSMAACGCRPNTVSYTIVLKGLCSAERWVDAEELMSQMIQQGCPPNPVTFNTLINFLCKKGLVEQAIELLKQMLVNGCSPDLISYSTVIDGLGKAGNTDEALELLNVMVKKGMSPNTIIYSSIASALSGEGRINKVIQMFENIQDTTVRSDAVLYNAVISSLCKRGETDRAIEFLAYMVSSGCVPNESTYTILIRGLASEGFVKEAQEILTELCSKGALRKHLMKHFGIV, translated from the coding sequence ATGCTCACCTCGTTGCTCCCGCCGCCCACCGTCCCGGTCTCCAAGACCGCCAAGCCCAGGCCATCCGCGCTCTCCGTCTCCGCCCCCGCCCCTTCCCCCGCCGCGACATCCGACGatgcgcccggcggcggcgggccCCGCCGCCGCCTCTCCGCGCTCATCCGCTCGCTCTGCGCCGCGGGGCGCACCgcggaggcggcgcgggcgcTGTCCGCGGCGGGCGGGGGCGCGGGCGTCGTCGCCTACAACGCCATGGTGGCGGGCTACTGCCGCGCGGGCCAGCTCGCGGCCGCGCGCCGCCTCGCCGCGTCGGTCCCCGTGGCGCCCAACGCCTACACCTACTTTCCCCTCGTCCGCGCCCTCTGCGCGCGGGGCCGGATCGCCGACGCGCTCGCGGTGCTCGACGACATGGCCCGCCGCGGCTGCGCCCCGACCCCGCCCATGTACCACGTCACCCTCGAGGCAGCCTGCAGGGCCAGCGGCTTCCGGGGCGCCGTCGGGGTGCTCCGGGACCTCCACGGGAGGGGCTGCGCCCTCGACGTCGGCAACTGCAACCTCGTCCTCCAAGCCGTCTGCGACCAGGGACCGGTGGACGAGGCCGTCCGCCTGCTGCGGGACCTGCTGCCGTCCTTCGGCTGCGAGCCGGACGTGGTGAGCTACAACGCGGTGCTCAGGGGCCTGTGCATGGCCAGGCGCTGGGGCCACGTCCAGGACCTCATGGAGGAGATGGTCGCCGCGGGGTGCCCGCCCAACATCGTCACCTTCAGCACGCTCATCGGTCACCTGTGTCGGAACGGCCTGTTCGAGCGGGTGCATGAGGTCCACGCGCAGATGGCGGAGCATGGGTGCGCGCCCGACGTCAGGATGTATGCCACTATCATTGACGGTGTCTGCAAGGAAGAGCGTCTCGAGGTCGCACGTGGCATCTTGAACAGGATGCCTTCCTACGGGCTCAGTCCCAACGTGGTTTGCTACAATACTCTGTTGAAGGGCCTGTGCAGTGCCGATCGGTGGGAGGAAGCAGAGGGGTTGCTGGCCGAGATGTTCGATAAGGATTGTCCACTAGATGATGTCACATTCAACATACTCGTTGATTTCTTGTGCCAGAACGGGCTGGTCGACCGGGTGATCGAAGTTCTCGAGCAGATGCTGGAGCACGGATGCATGCCAGATGTCATCACATACACCACAGTGATCAACGgtttctgcaaagaagggctcatCGACGAAGCCGTCATGCTGTTGAGAAGCATGGCCGCCTGTGGATGCAGGCCGAATACCGTAAGCTATACTATCGTGCTCAAGGGTCTGTGCAGCGCGGAACGATGGGTGGACGCAGAGGAGCTCATGTCTCAGATGATTCAGCAGGGCTGTCCTCCGAATCCTGTCACGTTCAACACACTCATCAATTTCTTGTGTAAGAAGGGACTTGTTGAGCAGGCCATCGAACTCCTTAAGCAGATGCTAGTGAACGGATGCAGCCCCGACCTGATTAGCTACAGCACAGTGATCGATGGGCTTGGCAAGGCTGGCAACACTGACGAAGCACTGGAGCTGTTAAATGTGATGGTCAAGAAAGGGATGAGCCCAAACACAATCATTTATTCGTCGATAGCTTCCGCTCTCTCCGGAGAAGGTAGGATTAACAAGGTCATCCAGATGTTTGAGAACATCCAAGATACCACAGTAAGGTCCGATGCAGTGCTCTACAACGCAGTTATTTCTTCGCTCTGCAAAAGAGGGGAAACTGACCGCGCTATTgagtttttggcatatatggtgtCCAGTGGATGCGTTCCCAATGAATCTACCTACACTATCCTTATCCGAGGCTTAGCGAGTGAGGGATTTGTAAAGGAGGCGCAAGAGATACTGACTGAGCTGTGCTCCAAAGGTGCTCTAAGAAAGCACTTGATGAAGCATTTTGGCATTGTATGA
- the LOC100284863 gene encoding DTW domain containing protein: protein MAAAAAASQSDVPHRQPGQRRPMCAVCTKPLRLCLCGRLRSPPVDNAVGVTVLQHAMEAHHPLNSTRVARLGLRNLAVAQVTDVNHRARFILTTLDAGGGAAAASGPAGGPVSARFGNHDRSDGPEEIELQDGGGLAFPRDGICGAKSDGKHSATCDFDQSGLSACGHLGAEDLSFGGSCEMLDLGDVNGGIFCNLAGEDGFLSCCHNDGGRVRFIKKTNSDGQPAGLERPSSAANQIENSVDEATTGESNHRSEMEVAYNVNGSLSHSVVTNDSDSDEVNGMVNGCNGVGKEIDEVSDAIGQDWTRKSMDKCTIAYTEKELRIGIERGVKPKIRWLSRGPLGEAAVSNGFLVTKIQMKKCKLTGEITVFEEFSITIPPKSALLFPCQRAISIDASGCQVQHLIVLDGTWAKAQRMYHENPWLQLLPHVKLESDRVSLYSEVRHEPKAGCLSTIESIVVAMRKLGEDSKGLDDLLDVFESMIADQRRCKDENVKQKLNS, encoded by the coding sequence atggcggcggcggcggcggcgagccagAGCGATGTTCCTCACCGGCAGCCGGGGCAACGTCGCCCCATGTGCGCCGTATGCACGAAGCCCCTCCGCCTCTGCCTCTGCGGCCGCCTCCGCTCCCCGCCTGTGGACAACGCCGTCGGAGTCACCGTTCTGCAGCACGCGATGGAGGCCCACCACCCGCTCAACTCCACGCGCGTGGCACGCCTCGGCCTCCGAAACCTCGCCGTCGCTCAGGTCACCGACGTCAACCACCGTGCCCGCTTCATCCTCACCACGCTTGATGCCGGCGGCGGCGCCGCGGCGGCTTCGGGTCCTGCAGGCGGTCCTGTGTCTGCTCGTTTTGGAAACCACGACCGGTCTGACGGGCCTGAGGAGATCGAGTTGCAGGATGGCGGTGGCCTTGCGTTTCCTCGTGATGGGATTTGTGGTGCCAAATCGGATGGAAAGCATAGTGCGACCTGTGATTTTGACCAGTCCGGATTGAGTGCCTGTGGTCATCTGGGCGCTGAAGACCTCAGTTTTGGTGGTTCTTGTGAAATGTTGGATCTTGGGGACGTCAATGGTGGGATCTTCTGCAATCTTGCTGGAGAGGATGGTTTTCTTAGTTGCTGCCACAACGATGGTGGGCGTGTCAGATTCATCAAGAAGACGAATAGTGATGGACAGCCTGCTGGACTTGAAAGGCCTAGCTCCGCTGCAAACCAGATAGAGAACTCTGTTGATGAAGCAACTACAGGTGAAAGCAACCATAGAAGCGAGATGGAGGTGGCGTATAATGTAAATGGTAGTCTGTCTCATTCTGTAGTTACAAATGACTCAGACTCAGATGAAGTTAATGGGATGGTCAATGGCTGCAACGGTGTGGGAAAAGAAATAGATGAAGTTAGCGATGCTATTGGACAGGACTGGACCAGGAAAAGCATGGATAAGTGCACTATTGCGTACACAGAGAAGGAACTAAGGATTGGTATTGAGCGTGGAGTGAAACCCAAAATCAGATGGTTATCAAGAGGCCCGCTTGGTGAAGCAGCTGTCTCAAATGGCTTTCTTGTCACAAAGATACAGATGAAGAAGTGTAAACTCACTGGAGAAATAACAGTGTTTGAGGAATTCTCAATCACCATACCGCCAAAATCTGCTTTGCTATTTCCGTGCCAGCGGGCAATCAGCATTGATGCTTCAGGTTGTCAGGTACAACATTTGATTGTGTTGGATGGCACTTGGGCAAAAGCACAGAGGATGTACCATGAGAATCCATGGCTGCAACTTCTGCCACACGTGAAGCTGGAGTCAGATAGGGTTAGCTTGTATAGTGAGGTGAGGCATGAGCCAAAGGCTGGGTGCTTGTCTACCATTGAGAGTATAGTTGTTGCCATGAGGAAACTGGGAGAGGATTCAAAGGGactggatgatctcttggatGTTTTTGAGTCGATGATTGCTGATCAGCGACGATGCAAGGATGAGAATGTGAAGCAAAAGCTCAACTCCTAA